A genomic window from Micromonospora violae includes:
- a CDS encoding class I adenylate-forming enzyme family protein, translating to MRTPGLRGALAADTDLGAGNVLARVLAHGADPDGPGLTFDTAVDGHPAETPLTLGRLDERVAARAAWLHERGVRPRDPIAVWATAAADMVLSFLALTRLGAIPALMNGKLRPEIAAEYIRRLRGVGVLADDAHTALLAGHELGVPLLGTPAQAGTGDPTVAPAHYRHHPDDPIVITHTSGTTGVPKAVLHSHASLFAATRHLLTMPQAQGTSRILNALPAPHTATVLMVNQALGNRAQMFLLSEQDGERVLDAIQRWRPDGVFGFSVTWAELARFDLSGYDLDSVRLWFNTGDASHEPHIRRLVAVGRRDTVTRDGVVTVPGSVFIDGLGSSEMGHSMFHITHRVDTDRYGRCIGRPYQFATVAVLDAAGEPVPVGEVGFLGIDSPSLFRGYWNDSVTTYRFRQRGWYLTGDLVRADADGRYYHLDRAVDSVDAGAGRRFYTALSEERILAACPDVTDCTVAIVAEAGTVVTDVLLELAAGADEAEDRTERVRAALGPDVGDTLRRVVPVRSADIPVTVTGKVRKVVLRERYLTEARS from the coding sequence ATGAGGACACCCGGACTGCGCGGCGCGCTGGCCGCCGACACCGACCTGGGCGCGGGTAACGTCCTGGCCCGGGTACTGGCGCACGGCGCCGACCCGGACGGGCCCGGCCTGACCTTCGACACGGCCGTCGACGGGCACCCCGCCGAGACGCCACTGACGCTGGGGCGGCTCGACGAGCGGGTCGCCGCCCGCGCCGCCTGGCTGCACGAGCGAGGGGTACGCCCCCGCGACCCGATCGCCGTCTGGGCCACCGCCGCCGCCGACATGGTGCTCAGCTTCCTGGCGCTGACCCGGCTCGGAGCGATCCCGGCGCTGATGAACGGCAAACTCCGCCCGGAGATCGCCGCCGAGTACATCCGCCGCCTGCGGGGCGTCGGGGTGCTGGCCGACGACGCGCACACCGCGCTCCTGGCCGGGCACGAGCTGGGCGTACCGCTGCTGGGGACCCCCGCGCAGGCGGGCACCGGCGACCCGACCGTCGCCCCGGCGCACTACCGGCACCACCCGGACGACCCGATCGTGATCACCCACACCTCCGGGACGACCGGGGTGCCCAAGGCGGTGCTGCACTCGCACGCCAGCCTCTTCGCGGCCACCCGGCACCTGCTCACCATGCCGCAGGCGCAGGGCACCAGCCGGATCCTCAACGCGCTGCCCGCACCACACACCGCCACGGTGCTGATGGTCAACCAGGCGCTGGGCAACCGCGCGCAGATGTTCCTCCTGTCCGAGCAGGACGGTGAGCGGGTGCTGGACGCGATCCAACGCTGGCGCCCCGACGGGGTGTTCGGCTTCTCGGTCACCTGGGCGGAGCTGGCCCGCTTCGACCTGTCCGGGTACGACCTGGACTCGGTGCGGCTCTGGTTCAACACCGGTGACGCCTCGCACGAGCCGCACATCCGCCGTCTCGTCGCGGTCGGTCGGCGTGACACCGTCACCCGGGACGGGGTGGTCACGGTGCCCGGCTCGGTCTTCATCGACGGGTTGGGCTCCAGCGAGATGGGGCACTCGATGTTCCACATCACCCACCGCGTCGACACCGACCGGTACGGCCGCTGCATCGGCCGCCCGTACCAGTTCGCCACGGTCGCGGTGCTCGACGCCGCCGGTGAGCCGGTGCCCGTCGGTGAGGTGGGCTTCCTGGGCATCGACTCGCCGTCGCTGTTCCGGGGCTACTGGAACGACTCGGTCACCACCTACCGGTTCCGCCAGCGTGGCTGGTACCTCACCGGTGACCTGGTCCGCGCCGACGCCGACGGCCGCTACTACCACCTGGACCGGGCGGTGGACTCGGTCGACGCCGGCGCGGGGCGGCGCTTCTACACCGCGCTGTCCGAGGAGCGGATTCTCGCCGCCTGCCCGGACGTCACCGACTGCACGGTGGCGATCGTCGCCGAGGCCGGCACGGTGGTCACCGACGTGCTGCTGGAGTTGGCCGCCGGTGCCGACGAGGCCGAGGACCGTACCGAACGGGTCCGCGCCGCCCTCGGCCCGGACGTCGGCGACACGCTGCGCCGGGTCGTGCCGGTGCGCTCCGCCGACATCCCGGTCACCGTGACCGGCAAGGTCCGCAAGGTGGTCCTGCGTGAGCGCTACCTCACCGAGGCGCGCTCATGA
- a CDS encoding MmcQ/YjbR family DNA-binding protein, whose product MASWDDVRRIALALPEATERASYDGLPAWRVRDKPFVWERPLRRPDLDALGAAAPDGPLLGVRVADLGVKEALLADDPSIYLTTPHFDGYPAVLVRLDRIGPSELIEVITDAWYARAPKRLAAAHRESAGPG is encoded by the coding sequence ATGGCCAGTTGGGACGACGTCCGTCGGATCGCGCTCGCGCTGCCCGAGGCCACCGAGCGGGCCTCGTACGATGGGCTGCCGGCCTGGCGGGTGCGCGACAAACCATTCGTCTGGGAGCGACCGCTGCGGCGGCCCGATCTCGACGCGCTCGGGGCCGCCGCACCTGACGGCCCGCTGCTCGGCGTACGAGTGGCCGACCTCGGCGTCAAGGAGGCCCTGCTCGCCGACGACCCGTCGATCTACCTCACCACCCCGCACTTCGACGGCTACCCGGCGGTGCTGGTCAGACTCGACCGGATCGGCCCGTCCGAGCTGATCGAGGTCATCACCGACGCGTGGTACGCGCGGGCCCCGAAGCGGCTCGCCGCCGCCCACCGCGAGTCGGCCGGGCCCGGGTGA
- a CDS encoding MFS transporter: MTPRRQLVVLVSADLISNLGTRISVVTIPWLVLVTTGSPTKMGLVAFAETLPYLLSSALGTPWADRIGLRRTSILCDAGSAVAMVVVALTPWLGFAPLVALVAVAGALRGIGDRVKHVMFRPVAEAAGVPLIRLTSAYDGLSRVVTLFGAAVGGLLIAVFGVTEAILIDAASFGVCALLIGVLVRPPAAPAQPAPQESYLRALRGGFSYLFSDRPLLGMLAVISALNMVANASVAVYIPVWVARELHGPSGLGLVLAAFSAGALLGNLVFTALGPRLPRRLTFLVGALVAGTPRLVALAISDDLPVVLVVTFLSGIGIAAVNPLLGVALYERVPPELQTRVLGIAGSVAFVGLPVGALLGGWSVDALGLTPALLTMAAACLVVTAYPLLNRASGPETPARPTPAATR, from the coding sequence GTGACCCCCCGCCGGCAACTGGTCGTCCTGGTCAGCGCCGACCTGATCTCCAACCTGGGCACCCGCATCTCGGTGGTGACCATCCCGTGGCTGGTGCTGGTCACCACCGGCAGCCCCACCAAGATGGGCCTGGTCGCGTTCGCCGAGACCCTGCCCTACCTGCTGTCCAGCGCGTTGGGCACACCATGGGCGGACCGGATCGGTCTGCGCCGTACCTCGATCCTCTGCGACGCGGGCAGTGCCGTGGCCATGGTCGTCGTCGCGCTGACCCCGTGGTTGGGCTTCGCCCCGCTGGTGGCGTTGGTCGCGGTGGCCGGCGCGCTGCGCGGCATCGGGGACCGGGTGAAGCACGTGATGTTCCGCCCGGTCGCCGAGGCGGCCGGGGTGCCGCTGATCCGGCTGACCTCCGCGTACGACGGGTTGAGCCGGGTGGTCACCCTGTTCGGCGCCGCCGTGGGCGGTCTGCTGATCGCCGTGTTCGGGGTGACCGAGGCGATCCTCATCGACGCGGCCAGCTTCGGTGTCTGCGCGCTGCTCATCGGCGTCCTGGTCCGCCCGCCGGCCGCCCCGGCGCAACCCGCCCCGCAAGAGAGTTACCTGCGCGCCCTGCGAGGTGGCTTCAGCTACCTGTTCAGCGACCGGCCGCTGCTCGGCATGCTCGCCGTCATCTCGGCACTGAACATGGTGGCCAACGCCAGCGTGGCCGTCTACATCCCGGTCTGGGTCGCCCGGGAACTGCACGGGCCGAGCGGCCTCGGCCTGGTGCTGGCGGCGTTCTCGGCGGGCGCGCTGCTGGGCAACCTGGTGTTCACCGCGCTCGGGCCCCGGCTGCCCCGCCGGTTGACGTTCCTGGTCGGCGCGCTGGTCGCCGGGACGCCCCGACTGGTGGCGCTGGCGATCAGCGACGATCTGCCGGTGGTGCTCGTGGTGACGTTCCTGTCCGGAATCGGTATCGCGGCGGTCAACCCGCTGCTCGGGGTGGCGCTCTACGAACGGGTGCCGCCGGAGTTGCAGACCCGGGTGCTCGGCATCGCCGGCTCGGTGGCCTTCGTCGGGTTGCCGGTCGGCGCGCTGCTCGGCGGCTGGTCGGTGGACGCGCTAGGGCTCACCCCGGCCCTGCTGACCATGGCGGCCGCGTGCCTGGTGGTCACCGCGTACCCGCTGCTGAACCGGGCCTCCGGCCCGGAAACCCCGGCGCGGCCCACCCCCGCCGCCACCCGGTGA
- the hppD gene encoding 4-hydroxyphenylpyruvate dioxygenase — translation MDIRGIDHIELYVGDARQAAFYFSTAVGFEICGQGGPETGLVGQRSLLLRHGDIRLLLTSGLDAEHPAARYVQRHGDGIAVVAVEVDDVPTAYAELVVRGATGVTPPITGADAEVVIAEVDGFADVRHRLVQRRGDRGGFLPGIIAASASTTDDHPPVLAEIDHLAVCVPPDQLDETVRHFEALFDFAQIFEEHVEVDGQGMNSKVVQSPSGRVTVVLLEPDRTRRPGQIDAFLDQHAGGGVQHLGLRTDDIVAAVEALRRRGVRFAGTPATYYDALQERVGRVDAPLDRLRELGVLVDSDHDGQLLQIFAESMHVRRTLFLELIERRGARGFGSGNIKALYEAKERELAAVAAAPQGVGA, via the coding sequence ATGGACATCCGTGGTATCGACCATATTGAGCTCTACGTGGGGGACGCCCGACAGGCGGCCTTCTATTTCAGCACCGCCGTCGGCTTCGAGATCTGCGGTCAGGGCGGTCCGGAGACCGGGCTGGTGGGGCAGCGTTCGCTGCTGCTTCGCCACGGCGACATCCGGTTGCTGCTCACCTCCGGGTTGGACGCCGAGCACCCGGCGGCGCGGTACGTGCAGCGCCACGGTGACGGCATCGCGGTGGTCGCCGTCGAGGTCGACGACGTGCCAACCGCGTACGCCGAGTTGGTGGTGCGGGGCGCGACCGGGGTGACGCCGCCGATCACCGGTGCGGACGCCGAGGTGGTGATCGCCGAGGTGGACGGCTTCGCGGACGTGCGGCACCGGCTGGTGCAGCGCCGGGGCGACCGGGGCGGGTTCCTGCCCGGCATCATCGCGGCGTCGGCGTCCACGACGGACGACCACCCGCCGGTGCTCGCCGAGATCGACCACCTGGCGGTCTGCGTGCCGCCCGACCAGCTCGACGAGACGGTCCGGCACTTCGAGGCGTTGTTCGACTTCGCGCAGATCTTCGAGGAGCACGTCGAGGTCGACGGGCAGGGGATGAACTCGAAGGTGGTGCAGAGCCCGTCCGGGCGGGTCACCGTGGTCCTGCTGGAGCCGGACCGCACCCGGCGGCCGGGGCAGATCGACGCGTTCCTCGACCAGCACGCCGGTGGGGGAGTGCAGCATCTGGGGTTGCGCACCGACGACATCGTCGCCGCCGTGGAGGCGCTGCGCCGGCGCGGGGTGCGCTTCGCCGGCACCCCGGCCACTTACTACGACGCCCTCCAGGAGCGGGTCGGCCGGGTGGACGCCCCGCTGGACCGGCTGCGTGAGCTGGGGGTGCTGGTCGACTCCGACCACGACGGCCAGCTGTTGCAGATCTTCGCCGAGTCGATGCACGTGCGCCGCACGCTCTTCCTGGAGCTGATCGAGCGGCGCGGCGCGCGGGGCTTCGGCAGCGGCAACATCAAGGCGCTCTACGAGGCCAAGGAACGGGAGTTGGCCGCGGTGGCGGCCGCACCACAGGGGGTGGGGGCATGA
- a CDS encoding thiamine pyrophosphate-dependent dehydrogenase E1 component subunit alpha: MTDTDPVRLYRTVRLIRRFEERAVELVHGGQIVGGIHPYLGQEGIAAGVCAALGADDVLAGTHRGHGHVLARGADPARMLAELCGRVTGLNAGRGGSMHAADLSIGVLGANAIVGASGAIITGAVWAYRRRGRDTVGVSFFGDGAVNEGMLLEAFNLAALWRVPVLFVCENNGYATTMPVAGAVAGSIAGRAAAFDIPAVDVDGQDPEAVRVAASAAVDRMRAGGGPELIEARTHRFDAHHTFEHAVRLDYRPPDEVTRARARDPVRIQGERLTDTDRAAVDAEVEQTLDAAVRFALNSPEPDPADALRHLYASGLTARTGGG, translated from the coding sequence GTGACCGACACCGACCCGGTCCGGCTCTACCGCACGGTCCGGCTGATCCGCCGGTTCGAGGAACGGGCGGTGGAGCTGGTCCACGGCGGGCAGATCGTCGGCGGCATCCACCCGTACCTCGGTCAGGAGGGGATCGCCGCCGGCGTCTGCGCCGCGCTGGGCGCCGACGACGTGCTCGCCGGCACCCACCGTGGCCACGGGCACGTCCTGGCCCGCGGGGCCGACCCGGCGCGGATGCTCGCCGAGCTGTGCGGCCGGGTCACCGGCCTCAACGCCGGCCGGGGCGGTTCGATGCACGCCGCCGACCTGAGCATCGGTGTGCTCGGTGCCAACGCGATCGTCGGCGCCTCCGGGGCGATCATCACCGGCGCGGTGTGGGCGTACCGCCGCCGGGGCCGCGACACCGTCGGGGTGAGCTTCTTCGGCGACGGCGCGGTCAACGAGGGGATGCTGCTGGAGGCGTTCAACCTGGCCGCGCTCTGGCGGGTGCCGGTGCTGTTCGTCTGCGAGAACAACGGCTACGCCACCACCATGCCGGTCGCCGGCGCGGTGGCCGGCAGCATCGCCGGCCGGGCCGCCGCGTTCGACATCCCGGCCGTCGACGTCGACGGCCAGGACCCCGAGGCGGTACGCGTCGCCGCGTCCGCCGCCGTCGACCGGATGCGCGCCGGCGGCGGCCCCGAGCTGATCGAGGCCCGGACCCACCGCTTCGACGCCCACCACACCTTCGAACACGCGGTACGCCTCGACTACCGGCCGCCCGACGAGGTGACCCGTGCCCGGGCCCGCGACCCGGTCCGCATCCAGGGTGAACGCCTCACCGACACCGACCGCGCGGCGGTGGACGCCGAGGTCGAGCAGACCCTCGACGCGGCGGTGCGGTTCGCCCTGAACAGCCCGGAGCCTGACCCGGCCGACGCGTTGCGCCACCTGTACGCCAGCGGCCTGACCGCCCGCACCGGAGGTGGCTGA
- a CDS encoding phytanoyl-CoA dioxygenase family protein — protein sequence MSVTGYEPTLTAEEQALLPSDDDVRHYAEHGWYLSKKVFTDDEVDALAAAAQRYYDGERDRRLPVRPPKLAYWEQSLGPVQRHNDYVHHEHDGLGAILRKPLIGAVAARLAQADEIRVFQSTLIFKPPISGEPSNIVPWHFDKHYWASSSSEKMLTAFIPFHDCGEEMGTITMVDGSHRWKEIGADDTVVRHFADRDRSQLEEMLAENAAYNGAEIRKVPMVIPKGHVSFHHCRTYHGSGPNVSGRPRQAISLHLQDGDNAWREYPLSDGTLAAYNHDVLVRRTHDGRPDYADPDYCPVIWRHRAQQGG from the coding sequence ATGAGCGTGACCGGTTACGAGCCGACGCTGACCGCCGAGGAGCAGGCGTTGCTGCCGTCCGACGACGACGTGCGGCACTACGCCGAGCACGGCTGGTACCTGTCGAAGAAGGTGTTCACCGACGACGAGGTGGACGCTCTCGCCGCCGCTGCGCAGCGCTACTACGACGGGGAACGGGACCGTCGGCTGCCGGTGCGCCCGCCGAAGCTGGCCTACTGGGAGCAGTCCTTGGGCCCGGTGCAGCGGCACAACGACTACGTCCATCACGAGCACGATGGGCTGGGCGCGATCCTGCGCAAGCCGCTGATCGGCGCGGTCGCCGCCCGGTTGGCCCAGGCCGACGAGATCCGGGTCTTCCAGTCCACGCTGATCTTCAAGCCGCCGATCTCCGGCGAGCCGAGCAACATCGTGCCCTGGCACTTCGACAAGCACTACTGGGCGTCCTCGTCGTCGGAGAAGATGCTCACCGCCTTCATCCCGTTCCATGACTGCGGGGAGGAGATGGGCACCATCACGATGGTCGACGGTTCGCACCGGTGGAAGGAGATCGGCGCGGACGACACCGTGGTGCGGCACTTCGCGGACCGCGACCGCAGCCAGCTGGAGGAGATGCTGGCCGAGAACGCCGCGTACAACGGCGCGGAGATCCGCAAGGTCCCGATGGTGATCCCCAAGGGACACGTGAGCTTCCACCACTGCCGCACCTATCACGGCAGTGGCCCCAACGTCAGCGGTCGCCCCCGACAGGCGATCTCGCTGCATCTGCAGGACGGCGACAACGCCTGGCGGGAGTACCCGCTCTCCGACGGCACGCTCGCCGCGTACAACCACGATGTGCTGGTCCGCCGCACCCACGACGGGCGGCCGGACTACGCGGATCCCGACTACTGCCCGGTCATCTGGCGCCACCGCGCCCAACAGGGAGGTTGA
- a CDS encoding alpha-ketoacid dehydrogenase subunit beta has translation MPRLSYRRALTRALADELARDEAVFLLGEDIQVGASLVTTGLAKRFGTERIRDTPLSEQAFTSFATGAALAGLRPVIEFQIPSLLFLVFEQIVNHAHKFPLMTGGQCAVPVTYLVPGSGSRTGWAGQHSDHPYSLFAHAGVVTVVPATPADAYGLLVTAVRHDDPVVVFAPAGAMDVRDDVDELAPVPLGRGRIHRNGCDVTVVAIGHLVHDALAVAEELADQISVEVFDPRTLYPFDIGGLTESVARTGRLVVLDDANRSCGMAAEIIASVVERVRLLAPPRRVTRPDGAVLPFAPALDRAVQPGREQLVTAIHLTMKDTS, from the coding sequence GTGCCCCGACTGTCGTACCGGCGGGCGTTGACCCGGGCCCTCGCCGACGAACTGGCCCGCGACGAGGCGGTGTTCCTGCTCGGCGAGGACATCCAGGTCGGCGCGTCGTTGGTGACCACGGGGCTGGCCAAACGGTTCGGCACCGAACGGATCCGCGACACCCCGCTGTCGGAACAGGCGTTCACCAGCTTCGCCACCGGGGCGGCGCTGGCCGGGCTGCGGCCGGTGATCGAGTTCCAGATTCCGTCGCTGCTGTTCCTGGTCTTCGAGCAGATCGTCAACCACGCGCACAAGTTCCCGCTGATGACCGGCGGGCAGTGTGCTGTCCCCGTCACCTACCTGGTGCCCGGCTCCGGCTCGCGTACCGGGTGGGCCGGGCAGCACTCCGACCACCCGTACAGCCTCTTCGCCCACGCCGGTGTGGTCACCGTCGTGCCGGCCACCCCGGCCGACGCGTACGGCCTGCTGGTCACCGCGGTCCGCCACGACGACCCGGTGGTGGTGTTCGCGCCGGCCGGGGCGATGGACGTGCGCGACGACGTCGACGAGCTGGCCCCGGTGCCGTTGGGCCGGGGCCGGATCCACCGCAACGGCTGCGACGTCACAGTGGTCGCGATCGGGCACCTGGTGCACGACGCGCTCGCGGTGGCCGAGGAGCTGGCCGACCAGATCTCGGTGGAGGTGTTCGACCCGCGCACGCTGTACCCGTTCGACATCGGCGGTCTCACCGAGTCGGTGGCCCGCACCGGGCGGCTCGTGGTGCTCGACGACGCCAACCGGTCCTGCGGCATGGCCGCCGAGATCATCGCCTCGGTGGTGGAGCGGGTCCGGCTGCTCGCCCCGCCGCGCCGGGTCACTCGACCGGACGGGGCGGTGCTGCCGTTCGCCCCGGCACTGGACCGGGCCGTGCAGCCCGGTCGGGAACAGCTCGTCACCGCCATCCACCTGACCATGAAGGACACCTCATGA
- a CDS encoding DUF3050 domain-containing protein — MSRYDWGRTHPGIERLERAVTDRRDVVVKHPLYANLNTHEALVTFMEHHVFAVWDFMSLLKSLQRQLTCVTVPWIPTGPTGSRRLINDIVMVEESDELGGGYISHFELYVRGMAEAGADTTAVNALVELLRAGRPVTEALTEAGVPAASARFAATTWQIIESTPVHCQAAAFAFGREDLIPDMFTQVVSVNEVSNRLHTFVDYLERHIEVDGEQHTPMAMQMLADLCGDDDTKWQECADTVNTALAARARLWDDILAAIKGPA, encoded by the coding sequence ATGTCACGGTACGACTGGGGTAGGACGCACCCGGGCATCGAGCGGTTGGAGCGGGCGGTGACCGACCGGCGCGACGTCGTGGTCAAGCACCCGCTCTACGCCAACCTGAACACCCACGAGGCGCTGGTTACCTTCATGGAGCACCACGTCTTCGCGGTGTGGGACTTCATGTCCCTGCTGAAGTCGCTGCAACGGCAGCTGACCTGCGTCACCGTGCCGTGGATTCCGACCGGCCCGACCGGCAGCCGCCGCCTCATCAACGACATCGTCATGGTCGAGGAGAGCGACGAGCTGGGCGGCGGCTACATCAGCCACTTCGAGCTGTACGTGCGGGGCATGGCCGAGGCGGGCGCGGACACCACGGCGGTGAACGCCCTCGTCGAGCTGCTGCGCGCCGGCCGTCCGGTCACCGAGGCGCTCACCGAGGCGGGGGTGCCCGCCGCGTCGGCGAGGTTCGCCGCGACCACCTGGCAGATCATCGAGTCGACCCCGGTGCACTGTCAGGCGGCGGCGTTCGCGTTCGGCCGGGAGGACCTGATCCCGGACATGTTCACCCAGGTCGTCTCGGTCAACGAGGTCAGCAACCGGCTGCACACGTTCGTCGACTACCTGGAGCGGCACATCGAGGTCGACGGTGAACAGCACACCCCGATGGCCATGCAGATGCTCGCCGACCTGTGCGGCGACGACGACACCAAGTGGCAGGAGTGCGCCGACACGGTCAACACCGCCCTCGCTGCCCGGGCCCGGCTCTGGGACGACATCCTCGCCGCCATCAAGGGACCCGCGTGA
- a CDS encoding beta-ketoacyl-[acyl-carrier-protein] synthase family protein, which translates to MTALITGMGLFTPVGRGVEETFDALTTGRSGLGRPPQGHPARESLDVAGLLPDIDPRTVASGPETRVLDRIVVLALLAAADALADAGIEVGRDVDPDRIGVIVGGVGGMATLESQVLARAARGRAAVSPYLLTGILPNMPAARIAIAHGIRGYSSSVGTACASGAQAVADGVRLIATGEADVVLCGASEAPLFPTFADTFGNARALARAGTDPGRASRPFDTSRSGFVLSEGAALLVLERAEHAAARGVAGYAEVAGHGATTDAYHPTAPRPDGAGAAACIRRALRSAGVPAAAVGYVNAHGTGTKLGDIAETTALTDVFGVGGVPVSSTKALTGHLLGASGVLEAAATALALDRGLLPPTYHLDDPDPACPADHIRGVPRKADLEYAVTNSFGFGGQNVSLLLARVAEPRG; encoded by the coding sequence ATGACCGCCCTGATCACCGGGATGGGTCTGTTCACCCCGGTCGGGCGGGGCGTGGAGGAGACCTTCGACGCGCTGACCACCGGCCGGTCCGGGCTCGGCCGACCACCGCAGGGGCACCCCGCGCGGGAGTCGCTGGACGTCGCCGGCCTGCTGCCCGACATCGACCCGCGCACCGTGGCGTCCGGGCCGGAGACCCGGGTGCTGGACCGGATCGTGGTCCTCGCCCTGCTCGCCGCCGCCGACGCCCTCGCTGACGCCGGTATCGAGGTGGGCCGCGACGTCGACCCCGACCGGATCGGTGTGATCGTCGGTGGGGTCGGGGGAATGGCCACCCTGGAGTCGCAGGTGCTGGCCCGGGCGGCCCGGGGCCGTGCGGCGGTCAGCCCGTACCTGCTCACCGGGATCCTGCCGAACATGCCGGCGGCGCGGATCGCCATCGCGCACGGCATCCGGGGCTACAGCTCGTCGGTCGGCACCGCCTGCGCCTCCGGCGCGCAGGCGGTCGCCGACGGCGTCCGGCTCATCGCGACCGGGGAAGCCGACGTGGTGCTCTGCGGGGCCAGCGAGGCACCGCTCTTCCCGACCTTCGCCGACACCTTCGGCAACGCGCGGGCGTTGGCGCGCGCCGGCACCGACCCGGGCCGGGCGAGCCGGCCGTTCGACACCTCCCGCAGCGGGTTCGTCCTCTCCGAGGGCGCCGCGCTGCTGGTGCTCGAACGCGCCGAGCACGCCGCGGCGCGCGGCGTCGCCGGGTACGCCGAGGTGGCCGGCCACGGTGCGACGACGGACGCGTACCACCCGACCGCGCCCCGCCCGGACGGCGCGGGGGCGGCGGCGTGCATCCGTCGGGCGCTGCGCAGCGCCGGTGTGCCGGCGGCGGCGGTCGGTTACGTCAACGCGCACGGCACCGGCACGAAGCTCGGTGACATCGCGGAGACCACCGCGCTCACCGACGTCTTCGGCGTGGGCGGTGTGCCGGTCAGCTCCACCAAGGCGCTCACCGGTCACCTGCTGGGCGCCTCCGGGGTGCTGGAGGCGGCGGCGACCGCGTTGGCGCTCGATCGGGGGCTCCTGCCGCCGACGTACCACCTCGACGATCCGGACCCGGCCTGCCCGGCGGACCACATCCGCGGCGTACCCCGCAAGGCCGACCTGGAGTACGCGGTGACCAACTCGTTCGGGTTCGGCGGCCAGAACGTGAGCCTGCTGCTGGCGCGGGTCGCCGAGCCGAGGGGGTGA
- a CDS encoding SGNH/GDSL hydrolase family protein, translated as MPSTLTESTDPYCLRPGEAAELLHGHPWRRFVALGDSVVEGMCEPTPGYPDVQWVDRVAAELSAVRPGLAYRNLGRRGLRAHQVRATQLAPALDFAPDLALVVCGGNDAFHPAYDAAAVDAELTAMITALRDGGADVITVGMFDVSHSPAVPAHLRAGLGERMRRLSAHTAVLAERLGTVHVHLTDHPLTADPTLYSTDGRHGSARSDAIATAQTLRTLSPRRPPGDHGVGGAGSGPEPR; from the coding sequence ATGCCATCGACGCTCACCGAATCGACGGACCCGTACTGTCTGCGCCCCGGGGAGGCCGCCGAACTGCTGCACGGGCACCCGTGGCGGCGGTTCGTGGCGCTCGGCGACAGCGTGGTGGAGGGGATGTGTGAGCCGACACCGGGCTACCCGGACGTGCAGTGGGTCGACCGGGTCGCCGCCGAGCTGAGCGCCGTACGCCCCGGGCTGGCGTACCGGAACCTGGGCCGACGCGGGCTGCGCGCGCACCAGGTGCGGGCCACCCAGCTCGCCCCGGCCCTCGACTTCGCACCCGACCTGGCGCTGGTCGTCTGCGGGGGCAACGACGCTTTCCACCCGGCGTACGACGCGGCGGCGGTGGACGCCGAACTGACCGCGATGATCACCGCGCTGCGCGACGGGGGCGCTGACGTGATCACGGTCGGCATGTTCGACGTCTCGCACAGCCCGGCGGTGCCCGCGCACCTGCGGGCCGGCCTGGGGGAACGAATGCGCCGCCTGTCCGCCCACACGGCCGTCCTGGCCGAACGCCTCGGCACGGTCCACGTGCACCTGACCGACCACCCGCTGACGGCCGACCCCACCCTCTACAGCACCGACGGCCGCCACGGCAGCGCCCGCAGCGACGCCATAGCAACAGCCCAAACCCTGCGCACCCTCTCCCCCCGCCGCCCCCCGGGTGATCATGGGGTTGGCGGGGCCGGGAGCGGCCCAGAGCCCCGCTAA